A region of the Ahaetulla prasina isolate Xishuangbanna unplaced genomic scaffold, ASM2864084v1 Contig400, whole genome shotgun sequence genome:
TCACATTTCTGAGTCCTACAAATGATATTTTTTCATTGAGGGTCTGTGATTATCCACATTAACCTATCCACGCCACTGCCACACCATGAGTATGATGCGACAGCGTAAATCCTACCCACTATTAGAAAACACATATTTCAGGATAAATatcaggagcaaaaaaaaaaagagcataccTATGATTTTTCAAAACATACTGTTATCCTAGATAAATCAGTATCTTAGTGAATCGCTTAGATACTAAGAACTACAAAATCTTATTCCAAATCCTCAAGATACAAGGTTTTCTTGTACAACAGTCTTGTGTTTAAGGAcatattttggttttttaaaaaaaacaacaacaccccttTTAAGCACGTTGGGAAGGTCactagtggttctcaaccttttcttcaccaggaccccctttaaataccttttgtggccacagaccaccaagacttaactcaaaatttaaatcctaacatttcttcaagccttcacgccccccccccaagtgACAACATTGTGACCTCCCCAGGGATGAGAACCACTGAATTAGAATATACATTTAGCAGTTTTTAAGGTACATCGGTGGTATAGTGACTACCAATTCCTCATCAGTTAAtgcctcaagaaaaaaaaaataactgcagaATACAAAGCTGATCTTATTCCTTGAGTTAAAAAACCGTGACACCATAAACAAGAGAAATCATGCCAAAGATATTGATTGAAAAGCATTTCTACCCATAATTCAATTTACTTAATTCAGTTCACGAACAAAACCATAAGCACTATTATCCAGAGCATCTCATGGGGAATGGGAAAAAGTCTACTTGCTGCCACCACATGCTTAAATGTCATGCTCTTCTATACTTCACAAATTTTGGCTAGAGCAGATTCTAGTTTAAATACCATTGCCACGAGTTATATACTTAATTATAACCTCTGCAAATAAATCTACTTGGGTATTGATGTTCACAACTTGCTCGATCTTATACAGTAACATCCAGCCTTCCCTTTATTTCTCTTCCCCGGCTGCTCAACCAGTTACCTTTTTcacattttcctcctcttcctggcGTTTCTCATAGTGTGAGAAGTCATCAAAGATGGAAGTGGTGTGCTTGTAGGTAGCAATGATTTTCAGCACCTGTTTGGCCTTTTCCAGAGGCACCTCCTGAGTGTCCCTGGAGTTGGTCACTGGTTTATTCTCATTGTTCTCTAGGCGAATATGCCGCAGTTGGCTGTTGGGAACGTCCTTCACAAAAATCCACCTGACATCAAATCGCCCCTTCCATTTGTCCTGGGACCACACGCCAGCGCACGTATTGTAGTCCACGGCAGATTTCATTTCTGCCACTCCACAGAAATGACCACTGCCGTTGACACTGAACAGTAAGTAAACGGGACCTTTTCCATTCATGGAACGGTAAGCAGCATCCAGTCTCTTATTACCATGCTCTGTACTGCACCAGATGTTATATTTAATGGAACGATGGATATCGTCTTCAGAATAACTCTTGATAATGAAGACCCTCCCATGTTTTGGGTTCCAGTCAAAATCCTTTGGGTTATAGTTGTTGATAGATCTCAACTTCTCCAAGACCGGGTGGGGCTCCAAAGGTGCAGACCCAGAGGTGGTTTGAGACTGTCCTACTGCATTGCCATCAACTCCATTTTGGCCAAATCCATTTCCACGGTTACGAGGTGCGACCCAACGGGCAGGCTGAGCTGCCTGCTGCTGAACTGGCAACTGAGTTGGCTGAGGTGGTGCAGGTGGCAGAGGTTGTGGCTGTTGTCCTGCTGAAGGCTGCATTGCTGGTGGACTACTATTCATCTGTTGACCCATTGGTTGGGGAGATATTTGGGTTGGTGGCTGACCAATATTCTGAACTAAAGCCTGGGAAGGATTTTTTGCCACTGGTCCTTTATTATCCCAAGTTCCAATGTCCATATTGTGTTTAATGGGGGGCGGTGGAAGACTTGAGCCCGCAATCCCATTCTTGGTCTTCAGCTTGGGCTGTTGTTTTGCAGGTTTGCTTGCAATATCAGCCCAGGATGTTGGTTTGGGAGGAGCAATAGTAGCCGGGGGCAAGCTATTAGAGGTTCCAAGATTACTGGCAATAGACCCGCTGCCAACGGCAGAGCCAACAACTTTTGGGACATTGCTTGCTACATCAGTGCTGCCTAGTTTCAAGGCTGCCATTCCTTGATCTATGGTGTTCATGCCAGGTGCCTTATTCAAGGTGTCATTAGCAAACGCTGACTGTCCATCGATCATGGCTCCACCCAATGAACTTGGTGCATAAGCATAGTTGCTACTGTATCCTGAACTTTGAGTTGATTGCCCCTGAGAACTGTTATTACCCCAAGCAGAGAAGTCAATTCCACTTGGAAAAAAGTTAAAGCCATGCTGTCCCAGAAATGGTGTGCTGCCAAGGGCCCCTGGCTGTCCAAACATGGCATCTGGGAGAAAATGAGGCTCTCCATTGCTTAGCTGTCCATAAGAAGTCAAATAGGGCATAGGTGGATCACCCCCAGTAGACCAAGCAGCTTCACCCAAGGAGTAGGAAAATCCAATGGATGGGCTGTAGTAATTCGGCATGTAGGAATCTGACATTGCAGTATAGGCGTTGTTctggaagaaaaaaagcaagaactaAAGTGTTAGActgaacaatacatataatagcaTGAAAACTAGATTAAATCCATGTGTAGATCATTTTTTCCACGTTATCCTTTCAAGCTGAAATTATTCTTTATAATGCAAAAAAGCAAGATACTGATTTCAGAGCATCAGAGAAAATGAAGCCATCCTATATCTTATCCAAATCTCAAAAGGAAATTCACTCTTGCTGCAAAACACCATCTAATGTGTGTGAGGGTTGTACTTTTTAATCTATGTAGCACTTTACTGAAGTACAGGTGGAGGATGAAACACATAGGAAGTAATACACATAACAAGTAATGCTAGCTTGCTTCCTTTTCAAAAAACAGCTattgaaatttaaattttttgcaAGTGgaccaaaaataatttaaatagtttATTTAAATGGTTTATGGAGAAAggaattaaaataacaatagtaATGCGAATTAAAACATCACCTAAATGAAATCTTGGACTATGTTTTACAAACCAATGAGCACACCAAAAGAAGATATAGAAAGAATGGTTCACCTATCATATTTCAATACCAAATTTCTTAGCAATAGAATTTTATACCTTCTCAACCAAACCATTGAAAATATCTGTGTGTTTTGAATGGAATTAATTGGCATCAAAGGGAAGATGCTCACTGACTACAGGAAGCTATCATTTCATT
Encoded here:
- the YTHDF2 gene encoding YTH domain-containing family protein 2 translates to MSDSYMPNYYSPSIGFSYSLGEAAWSTGGDPPMPYLTSYGQLSNGEPHFLPDAMFGQPGALGSTPFLGQHGFNFFPSGIDFSAWGNNSSQGQSTQSSGYSSNYAYAPSSLGGAMIDGQSAFANDTLNKAPGMNTIDQGMAALKLGSTDVASNVPKVVGSAVGSGSIASNLGTSNSLPPATIAPPKPTSWADIASKPAKQQPKLKTKNGIAGSSLPPPPIKHNMDIGTWDNKGPVAKNPSQALVQNIGQPPTQISPQPMGQQMNSSPPAMQPSAGQQPQPLPPAPPQPTQLPVQQQAAQPARWVAPRNRGNGFGQNGVDGNAVGQSQTTSGSAPLEPHPVLEKLRSINNYNPKDFDWNPKHGRVFIIKSYSEDDIHRSIKYNIWCSTEHGNKRLDAAYRSMNGKGPVYLLFSVNGSGHFCGVAEMKSAVDYNTCAGVWSQDKWKGRFDVRWIFVKDVPNSQLRHIRLENNENKPVTNSRDTQEVPLEKAKQVLKIIATYKHTTSIFDDFSHYEKRQEEEENVKKVTG